In Alkalihalobacterium alkalinitrilicum, a genomic segment contains:
- the pxpB gene encoding 5-oxoprolinase subunit PxpB has translation MMVIKSTHETDYDYEIYPLNETAIVINFGREIDVSIHNKVKAFTSYLEQYPIMGLVEYIPSFTSVTLFYDPIKVVREGSIGQQNSSYDVMNSKIKDILKNLKGMYQTEKREIEIPVCYGGEFGPDLDFVAKHNNLTTEEVIQIHSEGEYLVYMIGFAPGFPYLGGMSDRIATPRKANPRMKIPQGSVGIAGKQTGVYSIETPGGWQLIGRTPLELFLPSNNPPSLLESGDIIRFKPISHKEYRDYKGGA, from the coding sequence ATGATGGTGATTAAATCCACACACGAAACCGATTATGATTATGAAATTTATCCACTTAATGAAACGGCAATCGTCATCAACTTTGGGCGTGAAATTGATGTTTCGATACATAACAAAGTAAAAGCCTTTACCAGCTATCTTGAACAATACCCAATTATGGGGTTGGTGGAGTATATCCCATCTTTTACTAGTGTAACGCTTTTTTATGATCCGATTAAAGTTGTTCGAGAAGGTAGCATTGGGCAACAGAATTCTAGCTATGATGTTATGAATTCAAAGATAAAAGATATTTTAAAAAATCTAAAAGGAATGTATCAAACGGAAAAAAGAGAAATAGAAATTCCCGTATGTTATGGTGGGGAGTTTGGTCCTGACTTAGATTTTGTTGCAAAGCATAATAATTTGACCACTGAAGAAGTTATTCAAATTCATTCTGAAGGAGAATATCTCGTTTATATGATTGGTTTTGCGCCTGGGTTCCCGTATTTAGGTGGAATGTCAGATCGCATTGCTACTCCAAGAAAAGCAAATCCTCGTATGAAAATCCCACAAGGTTCAGTTGGGATAGCGGGAAAGCAGACGGGAGTATATTCAATTGAAACCCCTGGTGGTTGGCAATTGATTGGTCGAACCCCATTAGAGTTATTTTTACCATCCAATAATCCCCCGTCCCTTCTTGAGTCGGGAGATATTATTCGGTTCAAGCCAATTTCTCATAAAGAATATAGAGATTATAAGGGGGGAGCATGA
- a CDS encoding biotin-dependent carboxyltransferase family protein, with protein sequence MSVKVIRPGLLTTVQDLGRAGLQKYGVVFSGAMDSYALRVANLLVGNEEGDAALEVTLTGPELEIEEDVLIAVTGGDLSPTIQNEPIPLWKPVFVKKGSVLKFGPCQFGCRAYIAMGGGIDVDEVMGSRSTYLRAGIGGFQGRALKVNDSIKLNPPSEQAQHLINQLSTEENLPFSSATWSVNNVTYFQDQNHISIRVIRGSHYDLFTSECRGAIYEEVFKVTPQSDRMGYRLSGPTLTLSQPLEMVSEAVALGTIQVPPDGNPIILLADRQTTGGYPRIGQVLSVDIPLIAQLKPGDAIKFKEVTLKQAEELYLNRERELNELRAGLKLKSAR encoded by the coding sequence ATGAGTGTGAAAGTGATTCGCCCAGGACTTCTGACTACAGTTCAGGATTTGGGTAGAGCAGGATTACAGAAGTACGGTGTTGTTTTTAGTGGTGCAATGGACTCTTATGCTCTTCGAGTTGCAAATTTACTTGTTGGAAATGAAGAAGGAGATGCGGCGTTGGAAGTAACTCTGACAGGTCCTGAATTAGAAATAGAGGAAGACGTCCTAATTGCCGTAACCGGTGGTGATTTATCACCCACGATTCAAAATGAACCGATCCCATTGTGGAAGCCAGTTTTTGTGAAAAAAGGCAGTGTACTCAAGTTTGGTCCATGTCAGTTCGGGTGTAGAGCTTATATAGCAATGGGTGGAGGCATTGATGTTGATGAGGTCATGGGAAGCAGGAGTACATACCTTCGAGCGGGAATCGGTGGATTTCAAGGACGAGCATTAAAAGTCAATGACAGTATTAAGTTAAATCCACCGTCAGAACAAGCGCAACATTTAATAAACCAGCTTTCCACTGAAGAAAATCTACCATTTTCTTCAGCTACGTGGAGTGTAAATAATGTGACATATTTCCAAGATCAAAATCACATTAGCATTCGCGTCATTCGCGGTTCCCACTATGATTTGTTCACGTCAGAGTGTAGAGGGGCAATATATGAGGAAGTTTTCAAAGTGACACCGCAATCCGATCGGATGGGCTACAGACTATCAGGCCCAACATTAACACTAAGTCAACCATTGGAAATGGTTTCGGAAGCAGTTGCTCTCGGGACGATTCAAGTACCTCCTGATGGTAACCCTATCATCTTACTTGCTGACAGACAAACAACAGGTGGTTATCCACGAATTGGCCAAGTATTATCCGTTGATATCCCGCTGATCGCGCAATTAAAGCCAGGAGATGCGATCAAATTCAAAGAAGTCACGCTTAAACAAGCAGAAGAACTCTACCTGAACAGAGAAAGAGAATTAAACGAACTACGAGCAGGTCTTAAACTAAAAAGTGCCAGGTAA
- a CDS encoding IclR family transcriptional regulator — protein MQNKNKTVVKSMKLLDLFRTHNKLSLNEMVELSGIPKTSVHRMIGSLEEMGFLGKDQEGKYTLGMLFLEFGQLVADRLDIRQIAHPVMKELRDKVGEAVNLTMRDHHDAIYIEKLDTIHPVRLFTKVGRRSPLYAGACSRIILANLSDVEIDEYLNMTKLSPYGTGTITDKEQLRLILRQSRLDGYTVSYSELENQTSSVAAPIFDHTGHVVGGLSIAGPDIRFQKEQLPMLIEEVKQAAAHISRSLGARHL, from the coding sequence GTGCAAAACAAAAATAAAACAGTTGTTAAATCTATGAAACTCCTGGACCTGTTCCGAACACATAATAAGTTAAGTTTAAACGAAATGGTTGAACTATCAGGAATCCCTAAAACATCAGTACATCGAATGATAGGCTCCCTTGAAGAGATGGGTTTTCTAGGTAAGGACCAGGAAGGGAAGTATACACTCGGTATGCTATTTCTTGAATTTGGACAACTCGTAGCCGACCGCCTTGATATTCGTCAAATTGCTCATCCGGTCATGAAAGAGCTCCGAGATAAAGTTGGTGAAGCCGTTAACCTGACGATGCGAGATCATCATGATGCGATCTATATTGAAAAGCTTGACACCATACATCCTGTAAGACTCTTTACCAAAGTAGGAAGGCGGTCCCCGCTTTACGCTGGAGCTTGCTCACGAATTATTTTGGCCAACTTATCGGATGTCGAAATAGACGAATACCTCAATATGACAAAACTAAGTCCTTATGGAACAGGAACGATTACAGATAAAGAACAGTTGCGGTTGATTTTGCGACAATCTCGTCTGGATGGATACACTGTTAGCTATTCTGAACTGGAAAACCAAACCTCCTCAGTTGCAGCACCTATTTTTGATCACACAGGACACGTTGTAGGCGGTCTAAGTATTGCAGGACCAGATATTCGGTTTCAAAAAGAACAATTACCTATGTTAATCGAAGAAGTAAAACAAGCCGCAGCTCATATCTCACGAAGTTTAGGTGCCAGGCACCTTTAA
- a CDS encoding NRAMP family divalent metal transporter yields MKQQNPIDEKQTQITPKERLSAMTGAAFLMATSAIGPGFLTQTAVFTEQLLASFAFVILASIILDIGAQMNIWRIIAVSKMRGQEIANAVLPGLGYVVAFFIVLGGLAFNIGNVAGGGLGVNALLGFDPRIGAVMTGVICIIIFSLKEANVAMDKIVRYLGALMILLTTYVMFVSKPPYAEAALRTVVPLEIDFLAIITIVGGTVGGYITFAGGHRLLDAGVSGKENIRHVTNTAISGIVVASIMRFILFLAVLGVVSAGFALNADNPTASVFQIAAGEVGYRIFGLVLWAAGITSVIGAAYTSVSFLTTFHTSIKKHQNYWVIGFIVFSTIVFALIGRPVTLLVLAGAFNGLILPLTLGCIVLAAHRTKIVGDYKHPVWMTVFGALVVVLTAYLGVRTLIIMIPQLF; encoded by the coding sequence ATGAAACAGCAAAATCCAATCGATGAGAAACAAACACAAATAACACCGAAAGAAAGATTAAGTGCGATGACGGGGGCTGCCTTTTTAATGGCCACCTCAGCCATTGGTCCTGGGTTTTTAACGCAAACTGCCGTTTTTACAGAGCAACTCCTTGCCAGCTTTGCGTTTGTGATCCTTGCATCGATTATTTTAGATATTGGTGCTCAAATGAATATTTGGCGTATTATTGCCGTTTCAAAAATGAGAGGGCAAGAAATTGCGAATGCTGTCCTTCCTGGCTTAGGTTATGTTGTCGCTTTTTTCATCGTACTAGGAGGCCTCGCCTTTAACATTGGTAACGTTGCTGGAGGGGGATTAGGAGTTAATGCGTTACTCGGCTTTGATCCAAGAATAGGTGCGGTCATGACTGGAGTTATTTGTATCATTATTTTTTCCCTTAAAGAAGCCAATGTTGCAATGGACAAAATTGTGCGTTATTTAGGGGCATTGATGATTTTGTTAACGACTTATGTCATGTTTGTCAGTAAACCGCCTTACGCTGAGGCAGCGCTACGTACGGTTGTGCCTCTAGAAATTGATTTTTTAGCGATTATTACGATTGTGGGTGGAACAGTTGGTGGATATATTACATTTGCTGGAGGACATAGACTTTTAGATGCAGGTGTATCTGGTAAAGAAAATATACGTCATGTCACCAATACGGCGATTTCTGGAATTGTTGTCGCTTCAATTATGCGATTTATTTTATTTTTAGCCGTGCTAGGCGTTGTTTCTGCAGGCTTTGCTTTAAATGCCGATAACCCTACGGCTTCTGTGTTCCAAATTGCTGCTGGTGAAGTTGGTTATAGGATCTTTGGTTTAGTATTGTGGGCAGCTGGGATTACGTCAGTGATTGGGGCAGCTTATACATCAGTATCGTTTTTAACAACGTTTCATACAAGTATTAAGAAACACCAAAATTATTGGGTGATTGGGTTTATCGTATTTTCAACGATTGTTTTTGCTTTAATTGGGCGTCCAGTCACTTTATTAGTATTAGCAGGTGCATTTAACGGTTTAATTCTTCCTTTGACATTAGGATGTATTGTTTTAGCGGCTCATCGCACAAAAATTGTTGGAGATTATAAACATCCAGTTTGGATGACTGTTTTTGGAGCACTTGTTGTTGTATTAACTGCTTATTTAGGGGTTCGTACCCTTATTATAATGATTCCACAATTATTTTAG
- a CDS encoding 5-oxoprolinase subunit PxpA: MKSVDLNCDLGESFGSFVVGQDELVLAQITSANIACGYHAGDHNVMAKTVKMAKEKGVSIGAHPGFPDLIGFGRRVIQTEPSDIYHFVIYQIGALQGFCKVNDVEIRHVKPHGALYNTAAKDPKVAEAIAQAVYEIDPSLVLFGLSGSELIKAGLNVGLTVANEVFADRTYQPDGTLTPRTHQNALIHETDTAIQQVLMMVKEGTVKTVDGSYAPIQADTICIHGDGPSALDFARSLRETLVAEGVNICPAEGSHYHKGE; the protein is encoded by the coding sequence GTGAAATCCGTTGATCTTAACTGTGATTTAGGGGAAAGTTTCGGTTCTTTTGTTGTAGGCCAAGACGAACTTGTTTTAGCGCAGATTACTTCAGCTAATATTGCATGTGGCTATCATGCAGGAGATCACAATGTGATGGCTAAAACAGTAAAAATGGCCAAAGAAAAAGGTGTGAGTATTGGTGCCCACCCAGGATTTCCCGATTTGATCGGATTCGGACGAAGGGTTATTCAAACAGAGCCAAGCGACATTTATCACTTTGTTATTTACCAAATTGGCGCTCTTCAAGGTTTTTGTAAAGTAAATGATGTGGAGATCCGCCACGTAAAACCTCATGGAGCTTTGTATAATACGGCCGCAAAAGACCCAAAAGTAGCAGAAGCGATCGCCCAGGCCGTTTATGAGATCGACCCGTCTCTCGTTTTATTTGGCTTATCAGGAAGCGAGTTAATTAAAGCAGGCTTAAACGTTGGGTTAACAGTGGCAAATGAAGTGTTCGCTGATCGTACGTATCAACCAGATGGGACGCTAACGCCTCGAACACACCAGAATGCACTGATCCATGAAACCGATACGGCCATTCAACAAGTCCTGATGATGGTAAAGGAAGGGACGGTTAAGACGGTTGATGGTTCATATGCTCCTATTCAAGCGGATACGATTTGTATTCACGGTGATGGACCGAGTGCGCTTGATTTTGCTCGTTCATTACGAGAGACCCTTGTGGCAGAAGGAGTTAACATTTGTCCTGCTGAAGGTTCACATTATCACAAAGGAGAATGA
- a CDS encoding putative hydro-lyase, which translates to MKSKQVREKIRSGEFQTNTSGACDEYVQANVVILPKEYAFDFFLYTYRNSQACPVIDVLEAGEYESRLAKGSDIRTDVPLYHIYKNGELHEKKNDLLDLWKNDFVTFLLGCSFTFESQLLENGIFLRHVECKKNVAMYKTNIPTVQAGDFSGPLVVSMRPISNEHIDKVVEITSRYPNFHGAPVHIGEPSEIGIKQIEQPDYGEFVEIKENETPVFWACGVTPQAAAVQAKIPQMITHAPGHMFITDWTNKDFMK; encoded by the coding sequence ATGAAATCAAAACAAGTGAGGGAAAAGATTAGGAGCGGAGAATTTCAAACCAATACTTCGGGAGCGTGTGATGAGTATGTCCAAGCAAATGTAGTCATCCTCCCAAAAGAATATGCATTTGATTTCTTCTTATATACTTATCGTAATTCACAAGCGTGTCCAGTCATCGATGTGTTAGAAGCTGGTGAATATGAATCTCGTTTAGCAAAGGGATCCGATATTCGAACCGATGTTCCGCTTTACCATATATACAAAAATGGTGAGCTGCATGAGAAAAAAAATGACCTTCTCGATTTATGGAAAAATGATTTTGTAACCTTTTTACTTGGTTGTAGTTTCACATTCGAAAGCCAGCTGCTTGAAAATGGAATTTTCCTTCGTCATGTAGAGTGCAAGAAGAATGTAGCGATGTACAAAACCAATATTCCAACAGTACAAGCAGGGGATTTTTCTGGTCCTCTAGTTGTATCGATGAGACCGATTTCAAATGAACATATTGATAAAGTGGTTGAAATTACAAGTAGGTACCCCAACTTTCACGGTGCTCCTGTTCATATTGGAGAGCCAAGCGAGATTGGAATTAAACAAATAGAGCAGCCCGACTATGGGGAGTTCGTAGAAATTAAGGAAAATGAAACACCTGTGTTTTGGGCTTGTGGGGTGACCCCTCAAGCTGCGGCTGTTCAAGCGAAGATCCCACAAATGATCACACATGCCCCAGGGCATATGTTCATTACAGATTGGACGAATAAAGACTTCATGAAATAG
- a CDS encoding GerAB/ArcD/ProY family transporter: MGSNQQYQISPIEMGVTLISLIFGVGILTLPRVLAERVGTTDGWISILVAGFITMSLVYIYVRIQKKFPTQSLLEFIANGKIGKWGAKVLAFFFIFYFTVLLAFQVRILAMATKLYLIDQTPSEVVIGIILLIITYAASKGMQGIVHIHLMFMPFILTALFGVIIFNLGEADFGQLLPVVSEGFMPVLSGILPPMFSFAVIMFLFFFMGHMKESDLRSLPLNIAILFLVLTYTFLAIISYVTFGLEMTKVITFPAIELAKEIEIIGGFIERLESLFLTVYIMAIFTTMATVLFANIKTIEEQFIPSKKLRTWIPPVIIFIIFIISFIPDSITSLENVGQLLAVLGDVLLILGIVSGYITVWIRKRSKTSFDNSSQV; the protein is encoded by the coding sequence ATGGGAAGTAATCAACAGTACCAAATTAGTCCGATTGAAATGGGTGTCACACTAATCTCTTTAATTTTTGGGGTCGGGATTCTTACATTACCAAGGGTATTAGCCGAACGGGTTGGTACGACAGACGGTTGGATTTCAATCCTTGTTGCTGGATTCATTACGATGAGTTTAGTTTATATCTATGTAAGGATACAAAAAAAATTTCCAACTCAGTCCCTTCTTGAATTTATCGCTAACGGGAAAATCGGGAAATGGGGCGCAAAAGTATTAGCCTTTTTCTTTATCTTTTATTTTACTGTGTTACTTGCCTTTCAAGTGAGAATATTAGCAATGGCAACAAAATTGTATTTAATTGACCAAACACCTTCAGAAGTCGTTATTGGCATTATCTTACTCATCATTACGTATGCAGCTTCAAAAGGAATGCAAGGAATTGTTCATATTCATTTAATGTTTATGCCCTTTATACTTACAGCTTTATTTGGTGTCATTATTTTCAATCTTGGAGAAGCCGATTTTGGACAGCTATTACCAGTTGTAAGTGAAGGATTTATGCCTGTTTTATCTGGGATTTTACCTCCGATGTTTTCCTTTGCTGTCATTATGTTTCTTTTCTTTTTTATGGGTCATATGAAAGAAAGTGATTTACGTTCGCTGCCGCTAAACATTGCAATCCTTTTTCTTGTTCTAACCTACACCTTTCTAGCCATTATTTCATACGTGACATTTGGACTTGAAATGACGAAGGTCATTACATTTCCAGCAATCGAACTGGCAAAGGAAATTGAAATTATCGGTGGATTTATCGAAAGACTAGAATCTTTATTTTTGACGGTTTATATTATGGCTATTTTTACAACAATGGCGACTGTATTATTTGCAAATATTAAAACGATCGAAGAACAATTTATACCATCTAAAAAACTTAGAACATGGATCCCACCTGTTATTATTTTTATCATTTTCATTATTTCGTTTATACCTGACTCCATTACTAGTCTTGAAAACGTTGGTCAACTTTTGGCGGTGTTAGGAGATGTTTTATTAATATTAGGTATTGTGAGCGGCTACATCACTGTCTGGATCCGAAAACGAAGTAAAACTTCGTTTGATAATAGTAGTCAAGTATAA
- the ric gene encoding iron-sulfur cluster repair di-iron protein, translating to METIFDFSTKTGEIVTRLPETSTILKKYKIDFCCGGNRPIGESIKEKNLNGDEILEQLNNAYIKSLVKPSVTWNEITNSELIDHIISTHHAYLSSILPELSQFTTKVFRVHGNQCPELTKVHQLFHSLKVELEQHTIDEENNVFPLIQAFEENRSSEIISKLSENIKELEDEHEGAGNILKQLREVTNDYSVPDWACMTFQLTYQKLEDLESDLFQHIHLENNILFPRVTKELREVQ from the coding sequence ATGGAAACCATCTTTGATTTTTCAACAAAAACAGGTGAGATTGTTACACGATTACCAGAAACGAGTACAATTTTAAAAAAATATAAAATAGACTTTTGCTGCGGTGGAAACCGACCAATAGGTGAGTCAATCAAGGAAAAGAATTTAAATGGGGACGAAATTCTCGAACAACTAAATAATGCTTATATAAAATCATTAGTGAAACCGAGTGTTACTTGGAATGAAATTACTAATTCTGAGTTGATCGATCATATTATTTCGACTCACCATGCGTATTTGAGCAGTATATTACCAGAGTTAAGTCAATTTACAACGAAAGTTTTTCGTGTACACGGAAACCAGTGTCCTGAACTAACGAAGGTTCACCAGTTGTTTCACAGTTTAAAAGTGGAGCTCGAACAGCATACGATTGACGAAGAAAATAATGTGTTTCCTTTAATTCAAGCTTTTGAAGAAAACCGATCGAGTGAAATTATTTCTAAGTTATCGGAAAATATTAAGGAACTAGAAGATGAACATGAAGGAGCGGGAAATATTTTAAAACAGCTTCGTGAAGTGACAAATGATTATTCTGTTCCAGATTGGGCATGCATGACTTTTCAATTGACCTACCAAAAACTTGAAGATTTAGAAAGTGATTTATTTCAACATATTCACCTTGAAAACAACATCCTATTTCCAAGGGTGACTAAAGAATTAAGGGAGGTGCAATGA
- a CDS encoding hemerythrin domain-containing protein, with protein MEMQQLGCMSGMMLRDVEEHCPALEQLKKEHIPLTKQMEDFYELTQSIEGDEAVATRESLQQLYQQVKVFVSQLEPHSEREEGILFPMLAAHIGQNMGPIAVMEYEHDQAKTYLRKFLSETEELGLKVELNDIRTLANYAAQAYLILSEHFMKEENVLFPLAEQFLSPEEKQELEMRIKS; from the coding sequence ATGGAGATGCAACAGCTAGGATGCATGAGTGGGATGATGTTACGAGATGTAGAAGAGCATTGCCCAGCCCTTGAACAATTAAAAAAAGAACATATCCCTCTCACAAAACAAATGGAAGACTTTTATGAACTTACCCAAAGCATCGAAGGAGATGAGGCAGTAGCGACTAGAGAAAGCTTACAGCAATTGTATCAACAAGTAAAAGTGTTTGTATCCCAACTTGAACCTCACTCTGAGCGCGAAGAAGGTATTCTTTTCCCAATGCTTGCTGCCCACATTGGACAAAACATGGGGCCGATTGCCGTAATGGAATATGAACATGATCAAGCAAAAACCTATTTAAGGAAATTTCTGTCAGAAACAGAAGAACTTGGTTTAAAGGTAGAGCTCAATGATATTCGAACGTTAGCGAATTATGCGGCTCAAGCGTATTTAATTTTATCAGAACACTTTATGAAAGAAGAAAACGTTCTTTTCCCGTTAGCAGAACAATTCCTTTCGCCTGAAGAAAAACAAGAACTTGAAATGAGAATTAAGAGCTGA
- a CDS encoding LacI family DNA-binding transcriptional regulator — protein sequence MKITMDEVAKRAGVSKTTVSRIINGNFQHVHEDTKEKVLKIINELNYRPNALAKSLKQMKTNVIGIVLSNLQNPFWSSVLQGVEDTCHSNGYNLMICNSNDNSKLEQEHIEGLQMKQVDGIIVNPTMKNKQLFQSIIDREYPIIAINRKIEDVPLDTVVVDNIKGSELAMEHFIELGKSSIAIIVYPPDGISPREERLQGYKSALINHGHTINEKYILIVEEKKGAAKEEIKKALTSKEPPDAIFSTNNMMTLEILEGIKELGMSVPQDVSLIGYDETVWSKHLAPPLTTVNQPSYEMGKLAAEKLINLLNTKQKAEPKVTQLQPNLIIRESC from the coding sequence ATGAAAATTACAATGGATGAAGTAGCAAAAAGAGCAGGTGTCTCAAAAACTACTGTTTCACGAATTATTAACGGGAATTTCCAACACGTACATGAAGATACGAAAGAAAAAGTTTTAAAAATAATAAATGAATTGAATTATAGACCTAATGCTTTAGCTAAAAGTCTTAAGCAGATGAAAACGAATGTAATTGGAATTGTCTTATCTAATTTACAAAACCCTTTTTGGTCTAGTGTATTGCAAGGCGTAGAAGATACTTGTCATTCTAACGGCTATAATTTAATGATTTGTAACTCAAATGATAATTCGAAACTTGAGCAGGAGCATATAGAAGGATTACAAATGAAGCAAGTAGATGGGATCATCGTTAACCCTACAATGAAAAATAAACAGTTATTTCAGTCAATAATAGATAGAGAGTATCCAATTATCGCCATCAATCGGAAAATTGAAGATGTACCTCTTGATACCGTTGTAGTGGATAATATTAAGGGCTCTGAACTAGCAATGGAACATTTCATTGAATTGGGAAAAAGTTCTATAGCTATCATCGTTTATCCACCTGATGGAATTAGTCCTAGGGAAGAAAGACTTCAAGGGTATAAAAGTGCTCTTATAAATCATGGTCACACAATTAATGAAAAATACATTTTGATTGTTGAGGAAAAAAAGGGTGCTGCAAAAGAAGAAATTAAAAAAGCACTAACTTCAAAAGAGCCACCAGATGCCATTTTTTCAACGAATAATATGATGACATTGGAAATTCTTGAAGGGATTAAAGAGTTAGGAATGAGTGTTCCTCAAGATGTAAGTTTAATCGGGTATGATGAAACCGTTTGGTCAAAGCATTTAGCTCCACCGTTAACGACAGTTAACCAGCCGAGTTATGAAATGGGAAAACTAGCGGCAGAAAAGCTTATTAACCTATTAAACACTAAACAAAAGGCAGAACCTAAAGTTACACAATTACAACCAAATTTGATTATAAGAGAATCTTGTTAA
- a CDS encoding RraA family protein, whose amino-acid sequence MSQLGFRVLPINKRPSQQIIEAFSDVVTPHISDNMSRMSAVGTKLRPYHKSGRLVGTALTVKTRPGDNLMVHKAIDMAKPGDVIVVDAGGDQTNAIVGEIMLRIAQKNEIAGFVINGAIRDIAAFQEDTFPVYACGVTHRGPYKDGPGEINVSISIGGMIVKPGDIVVGDEDGVVVVPLEDAENVLAKVKKQQKVEEEILASIANGTVDRSWVNKLLADKGCDDYDTN is encoded by the coding sequence TTGAGTCAATTAGGTTTTAGAGTACTACCAATAAATAAGAGACCAAGTCAGCAAATAATAGAAGCATTCTCGGATGTTGTTACTCCACATATTAGCGATAATATGAGTCGGATGAGTGCCGTTGGAACAAAATTAAGACCTTACCATAAAAGCGGAAGATTAGTAGGTACAGCACTAACAGTAAAGACAAGACCAGGAGACAATTTAATGGTCCATAAAGCGATTGATATGGCAAAGCCTGGTGATGTGATTGTTGTCGATGCTGGTGGAGACCAGACGAATGCAATCGTAGGTGAAATTATGTTACGAATTGCGCAAAAGAATGAAATTGCAGGATTTGTGATCAATGGAGCAATAAGAGATATAGCGGCATTTCAAGAAGATACATTTCCGGTTTATGCGTGTGGTGTTACTCATCGAGGTCCGTATAAGGACGGTCCAGGAGAAATCAATGTATCGATATCTATCGGTGGGATGATCGTCAAACCTGGTGATATTGTTGTTGGAGATGAAGATGGAGTTGTAGTAGTCCCACTTGAAGATGCAGAAAATGTACTAGCGAAAGTGAAGAAACAACAAAAAGTAGAAGAAGAAATTTTAGCGTCAATTGCAAATGGAACTGTCGATCGTTCATGGGTAAATAAACTATTAGCAGATAAAGGATGTGATGACTATGATACCAACTAA
- a CDS encoding Ldh family oxidoreductase, translating into MIPTKFDWKKLQSFCTDVFKAAGVPVKSAEIVAESLVEADLRGVDSHGVVRTSIYLKRMEEGMIQPDSNFFTHSETDTMALLDGNNNFGSVVGMEALNKALDKAKKSGIGVVGVKNSNHFGTGAYYANKAIDQGFILLVLSNASQTMPPTGGVRPFLGTNPLAIGVPTGTDVPFILDMATSVVARGKIIVASQKGESIPEGWAIDKDGNPTTDANAALEGSVLPLGGPKGYGISMFIDILAGVLTGAGFGKYVNNMYENWEDPQNVGHFFLAININNFMPIDYFKERMDLYITDLKNEPKAPGVEEIYIPGELELRRTIERKENGIELPEKVVQELSEIGQKYGIDFTQAAYTTNISTEVSK; encoded by the coding sequence ATGATACCAACTAAATTTGATTGGAAAAAGCTTCAATCCTTTTGTACCGATGTCTTTAAAGCAGCGGGTGTTCCCGTAAAAAGTGCAGAGATCGTTGCAGAGTCATTAGTTGAAGCAGATTTACGTGGAGTTGACTCACATGGAGTCGTTCGAACATCCATTTATTTAAAAAGGATGGAGGAAGGTATGATACAGCCTGACTCTAATTTTTTTACCCACTCTGAAACCGATACCATGGCTCTTTTAGACGGGAATAATAACTTCGGGTCAGTCGTTGGCATGGAAGCTTTGAATAAAGCTTTAGATAAAGCGAAAAAGAGTGGAATCGGAGTCGTTGGTGTGAAAAATTCGAACCACTTTGGGACAGGTGCTTATTATGCGAATAAAGCGATTGATCAAGGCTTTATTTTATTAGTCCTTTCCAATGCATCTCAGACGATGCCTCCAACGGGCGGGGTTAGACCATTCTTAGGGACAAATCCATTAGCGATCGGTGTCCCAACAGGTACGGATGTTCCGTTCATTTTGGATATGGCGACAAGCGTTGTTGCTAGAGGGAAGATTATTGTCGCTTCACAAAAAGGAGAATCGATCCCTGAAGGATGGGCGATTGATAAAGATGGTAATCCAACAACCGATGCTAATGCTGCATTAGAAGGTTCCGTCCTTCCACTAGGTGGACCAAAAGGATATGGTATATCGATGTTTATTGATATTTTAGCAGGTGTACTCACTGGTGCTGGATTTGGGAAGTACGTTAATAATATGTATGAAAACTGGGAAGACCCACAAAATGTTGGCCACTTCTTCCTCGCGATCAATATTAACAACTTTATGCCAATTGACTATTTTAAAGAGAGAATGGATCTATATATTACAGACTTAAAAAACGAGCCAAAAGCTCCAGGCGTAGAAGAGATTTATATTCCAGGTGAACTTGAATTAAGAAGAACAATAGAAAGAAAAGAAAACGGTATTGAATTACCTGAAAAAGTAGTGCAAGAGCTGAGTGAGATTGGCCAAAAATATGGAATTGACTTTACTCAAGCGGCTTACACAACAAATATAAGTACGGAGGTATCTAAATAA